The Ascochyta rabiei chromosome 12, complete sequence DNA window GAGGTTGAGAAGGCAGGCGAGGGTGCAGGTGAACTTGGGCGCCGGCGCAAACAAGCCAAAAGTGGGGCAAACGCGTTGTCACGCGGatcaccttcaccttcactcTCATGCTGTGCTCATCTGCAGGTCTAAACATCACGGCGAGCAGGGAGTGGCGTATGACCGACTCTTTCGTTTCCGTTGTGCTACTGTCCGAGACCCTCCACCATTCGATTACACACGACAGCCATACACTAGCAAACTAGCAATACAAACGAATCTATCTGCTGTTCCTGCGCGCTGCGCGCGCCCAAACCACCCTGTAGGCTGGCAATGATTGCAGAACATTACGCCGAAAGAGGTGGGATAAGCCCAGGAACCTCTAAAATCGCGTCCAATACGCCAGTAATGACAAAGGAAAGACCCAACCGCCTAATGCTGTTGTGCGGTGGTATGTAAGTAAGAGAGAAAAGGAGACGCTATGCAAGTCATGACGGTAAAAATGAACCTCCATGCAATGGTGATGTTTGTTGTGTAGGCGGTGGGTGATTGACCAAGTTTGGCAATCATAATTTCGAATCGAGATGCGAGGCGGTGCACAAGCGGGCGGAGGCCTAGCCTCTTCAGCTGCCGGAAAAGCAGGTGTCGACCTCGCTGAGATGGTGCAGGGATTCCTCGTAGCGGCAAGCGGCGGGGTATCCTGGACCGTGTCCATCTACCAGGCTCCGATGCTAGCAGAAGAACCGAGACCATAGCTGCCGTTCAACAGTTGCTGTCGAATAGACATGGCATCGGCTTGTCccgcagccgcagccgcagccgTGGGTGTCTCGGTGGCCATCCAGCCCAGGCCCCCTCGCAATTCGTTGACTGCATCTTGCATCTTGCCGCCTGAGATGTCATTGTGCTTCGCAATCTTCTGGTCCCACCCTCCGTACAGCAACTGCATGCCGCCGGCTTTCTTGGCAGCCTCGCGGATGACCATGGCCCAGGCTTTGGCCATCTCCTCGTAAGCCTCCTGCTTGTGGCGGTTGTGCTGGTAGGTGTGCCAGTTGGGCAGGCGGTGGATGACGTCGGTGGCTCCGTCGAGGAAGGCGAGCGATGTGGCGGCTTGTTGTTCGTTCGGCGGGAGGAAGTGGGGTGTGAAGTCTTTCATCGACTCAAGAAGGTCAATGAGCTCACGTCGTACGCGGTTGTAGGCATAGTCTGATGACGAGCTGCCGCCGAATGGGAAGGCGGCCTGGAAGGCGGATTCGTACTTGGACAGCACCTCCAGCGTAGACTGGGTGCTTGGCCGAGGCGCCGTGGTGACCACCTCGTTGCCGATGTCTGGGTGGCGCTGGCATATCGACTGCAGGAGGTTGCGCATGTCGTCAGGGGACAGCGTCTCGAGAAGGCGGGGTAGCGGGAGAGGGCGGCCGGAGATGTTGGAGCGCATTCGCTTCTGCATCGAGCGAGGCGGCGGTCTCGAGGAGAGAGCGGGGGAGCTGGACGGTGACTGGGACATGCGCTCGTCCTCGATGTCGTCGTCGGCTTTTCGCTTGCGGCCAGACATGGCGGACGGGGGCGAGAGGACTGGGGGCGTCTTGT harbors:
- a CDS encoding Tethering factor for nuclear proteasome sts1, variant 2, encoding MCDINQSFPSAPHQLHNRYSPIRNILSPPSAMSGRKRKADDDIEDERMSQSPSSSPALSSRPPPRSMQKRMRSNISGRPLPLPRLLETLSPDDMRNLLQSICQRHPDIGNEVVTTAPRPSTQSTLEVLSKYESAFQAAFPFGGSSSSDYAYNRVRRELIDLLESMKDFTPHFLPPNEQQAATSLAFLDGATDVIHRLPNWHTYQHNRHKQEAYEEMAKAWAMVIREAAKKAGGMQLLYGGWDQKIAKHNDISGGKMQDAVNELRGGLGWMATETPTAAAAAAGQADAMSIRQQLLNGSYGLGSSASIGAW
- a CDS encoding Tethering factor for nuclear proteasome sts1, with the protein product MCDINQSFPSAPHQLHNRYSPIRNSASACHPCHPCHPHRPATADKTPPVLSPPSAMSGRKRKADDDIEDERMSQSPSSSPALSSRPPPRSMQKRMRSNISGRPLPLPRLLETLSPDDMRNLLQSICQRHPDIGNEVVTTAPRPSTQSTLEVLSKYESAFQAAFPFGGSSSSDYAYNRVRRELIDLLESMKDFTPHFLPPNEQQAATSLAFLDGATDVIHRLPNWHTYQHNRHKQEAYEEMAKAWAMVIREAAKKAGGMQLLYGGWDQKIAKHNDISGGKMQDAVNELRGGLGWMATETPTAAAAAAGQADAMSIRQQLLNGSYGLGSSASIGAW